Proteins encoded together in one Homo sapiens chromosome 2 genomic patch of type NOVEL, GRCh38.p14 PATCHES HSCHR2_8_CTG7_2 window:
- the CRYGD gene encoding gamma-crystallin D: MGKITLYEDRGFQGRHYECSSDHPNLQPYLSRCNSARVDSGCWMLYEQPNYSGLQYFLRRGDYADHQQWMGLSDSVRSCRLIPHSGSHRIRLYEREDYRGQMIEFTEDCSCLQDRFRFNEIHSLNVLEGSWVLYELSNYRGRQYLLMPGDYRRYQDWGATNARVGSLRRVIDFS, from the exons ATGGGGAAG ATCACCCTCTACGAGGACCGGGGCTTCCAGGGCCGCCACTATGAATGCAGCAGCGACCACCCCAACCTGCAGCCCTACTTGAGCCGCTGCAACTCGGCGCGCGTGGACAGCGGCTGCTGGATGCTCTATGAGCAGCCCAACTACTCGGGCCTCCAGTACTTCCTGCGCCGCGGCGACTATGCCGACCACCAGCAGTGGATGGGCCTCAGCGACTCGGTCCGCTCCTGCCGCCTCATCCCCCAC TCTGGCTCTCACAGGATCAGACTCTATGAGAGAGAGGACTACAGAGGCCAGATGATAGAGTTCACTGAGGACTGCTCCTGTCTTCAGGACCGCTTCCGCTTCAATGAAATCCACTCCCTCAACGTGCTGGAGGGCTCCTGGGTCCTCTACGAGCTGTCCAACTACCGAGGACGGCAGTACCTGCTGATGCCAGGGGACTATAGGCGCTACCAGGACTGGGGGGCCACGAATGCCAGAGTGGGCTCTCTGAGGAGAGTCATAGATTTCTCCTGA
- the CRYGC gene encoding gamma-crystallin C isoform X1 yields the protein MGKITFYEDRAFQGRSYETTTDCPNLQPYFSRCNSIRVESGCWMLYERPNYQGQQYLLRRGEYPDYQQWMGLSDSIRSCCLIPQTVSHRLRLYEREDHKGLMMELSEDCPSIQDRFHLSEIRSLHVLEGCWVLYELPNYRGRQYLLRPQEYRRCQDWGAMDAKAGSLRRVVDLY from the exons ATGGGGAAG ATCACCTTCTATGAGGACAGGGCCTTCCAGGGCCGCAGCTACGAAACCACCACTGACTGCCCCAACCTGCAGCCGTATTTCAGCCGCTGCAACTCCATCCGGGTGGAGAGCGGCTGCTGGATGCTCTATGAGCGTCCCAACTACCAAGGTCAACAATACTTGCTGCGGCGAGGGGAGTACCCCGACTACCAGCAATGGATGGGCCTCAGCGACTCCATCCGCTCCTGTTGTCTCATCCCCCAA ACAGTCTCCCACAGGCTGCGGCTGTACGAGAGGGAAGACCACAAAGGCCTCATGATGGAGCTGAGTGAAGACTGCCCCAGCATCCAGGACCGCTTCCACCTCAGCGAGATCCGTTCCCTCCACGTGCTGGAGGGCTGCTGGGTCCTCTACGAGCTGCCCAACTACCGGGGGCGGCAATACCTGCTGAGGCCCCAAGAGTACAGGCGGTGCCAGGACTGGGGGGCCATGGATGCTAAGGCAGGCTCTTTGCGGAGAGTGGTGGATTTGTATTAA